One genomic region from Pempheris klunzingeri isolate RE-2024b chromosome 4, fPemKlu1.hap1, whole genome shotgun sequence encodes:
- the cep126 gene encoding centrosomal protein of 126 kDa → MQVLQDNLFYHSSSRHRADGGLGDERQLLVEEQRLCRARARKFSQETNRRRKALDERQKQWDVQEQRLRQNILQQRRQRVQDATERFQRAHLPPSQRYRQSFRRNVPNIEDALNQIQGTLSSYTRQSSFLSSNSNISRSCTPSPRPPTVSKSSHRQALSAVEAYTKLLQEQSMTCLKNSQQAEKTQEKQRDHSPRDSRLSDCCNSESLSSKDSLENEDSNHSAKDLQCSYSSFFLDSEKSPPDPRKQNDLRPTSDPSSFSAMTLLGDNCAPSKNLHEPKQKTQEDAKGLHNKMHVSKASWGFTSVEQTPETKTQPALHNCNLLTLCEIISADPEHFEVNSPLNSPSDNISVANRVAPGNTALQSSCPKQEALLDLRQQKSHDDRQLKHPSATEVLFPAENGNSKDLLFEATRKPNIFMNDKTIDNASREESLQQTGKVNHYLSSQKQSSASINNLNKVSNSEPETKKPINTALPQHVCLSNIQSDTLKCLKCPEEEVQKLPHSVCEVRFIKGILKKQSKYMSGDTTCVYGSGHLIFAKQVALAIRDSVELTRAKTKDLEGNNTVKKKLRWFDEVHLENEDNKQNIMKQMKSKSSHFSQSKHISEDHQLSLTTVSGASKPGPNMTPPASAGYHFTMQAWADVGVQVSLPQERVDEVKVPWSSTRTAGPKVPRRERSARAGAGPVSSRTRKGTVMRPQSATEVNQIAKTQGKIMVPHPPPRMESVEEKALHITKAPYGMDHASVNCKQSVAVEQALHKDNTEGFFSPYTHHVIRTDSNVMYTQLPPSYKYPVAEGNTKGAPSSGHQETQGCRRRRGVVCTDKGLCLDCTPTDEEISHLWLGVRSALATKDAKTMLRRQALENGRVVRKVFVEQGRQPPGSGNKRFPQPSQPTKQTTEPIRPFSSTYDMAFPGEGLESAAHLHLAEVHAEGLLEERNIVAAMETAQTRRPGAMQRSQQKGLTTISLEEQKILLSLDRLNHQLFRVQEHEAGKTEHGLVLIDAPSKRDVKITNHHKQRASSANNSSRYQKKL, encoded by the exons ATGCAAGTCCTGCAGGACAACTTGTTCTACCACTC GAGTTCGAGGCACAGAGCTGATGGAGGCCTCGGGGATGAGAGACAGCTCctggtggaggagcagaggttGTGCAGAGCCCGAGCTCGCAAGTTCTCCCAGGAAACCAACCGGCGCAGGAA GGCTCTGGACGAGAGACAGAAGCAGTGGGACGTGCAGGAGCAACGGCTGAGACAGAACATCCTTCAGCAACGCCGCCAGCGAGTTCAGGATGCAACTGAGCGCTTCCAAAGAGCCCATCTACCTCCTTCTCAGAGATACAGACAAT CTTTTAGAAGAAATGTCCCAAATATTGAAGATGCGCTCAATCAAATTCAAGGCACCTTGAGTTCATACACCCGGCAGTCGTCTTTCTTGTCCAGCAACTCTAACATTAGCAG AAGCTGCACCCCGTCTCCCAGGCCTCCCACAGTTTCGAAATCCTCCCACCGCCAAGCACTCTCTGCTGTGGAGGCCTACACAAAACTGCTCCAGGAGCAGAGCATGACCTGCCTCAAGAATAGTCAACAAGCTGAAAAGACACAAGAGAAGCAGCGGGATCACAGTCCACGG GACAGCCGCCTGTCTGATTGCTGTAACTCTGAAAGCCTTTCAAGTAAGGACAGTTTAGAGAATGAAGACTCCAACCACAGTGCAAAAGACCTACAGTGTTCCTATTCATCGTTCTTTCTCGATTCAGAGAAGTCCCCTCCAGACCCGAGGAAGCAAAATGATTTGCGTCCAACATCAGACCCCTCTTCTTTCTCAGCGATGACGCTTCTTGGTGATAACTGTGCCCCATCAAAAAACCTGCATGAACCTaagcagaaaacacaagaggACGCTAAAGGGCTTCACAATAAGATGCATGTTTCCAAAGCTTCTTGGGGGTTCACATCTGTTGAGCAAACCCCTGAAACAAAGACCCAGCCTGCTCTGCACAACTGCAACTTATTAACTCTGTGTGAAATTATTAGTGCAGACCCAGAGCACTTTGAGGTAAACTCCCCACTAAACAGTCCCAGTGACAATATCAGTGTTGCGAATAGAGTTGCTCCTGGCAACACAGCACTTCAGTCTTCATGTCCCAAACAAGAGGCTCTGCTAGACCTCAGGCAGCAGAAGAGCCATGACGACAGACAATTAAAACATCCATCAGCTACAGAAGTTCTTTTCCCTGCCGAAAATGGCAACAGCAAAGACCTTTTGTTTGAAGCTACCCGAAAGCCAAATATTTTCATGAACGATAAAACAATAGATAATGCCTCACGAGAAGAATCTCTTCAACAAACAGGAAAAGTAAACCATTATCTGTCATCCCAGAAGCAGTCTAGTGCTTCCATAAACAACCTCAATAAGGTTTCAAACTCAGAGCCCGAAACCAAGAAGCCCATTAATACAGCATTGCCGCAGCACGTGTGCCTGTCTAACATTCAGTCAGACACTTTGAAGTGCCTTAAGTGTCCCGAGGAGGAAGTACAAAAATTGCCTCATTCTGTATGTGAAGTCAGATTCATTAAAGGAATCCTTAAAAAGCAGTCCAAATATATGTCAGGCGATACCACATGTGTGTACGGCTCAGGACATTTGATTTTTGCAAAACAAGTGGCGTTAGCAATCAGAGATAGTGTCGAGTTGACGAGGGCAAAAACTAAGGATTTGGAGGGCAACAACACTGTCAAAAAGAAGCTGCGTTGGTTTGATGAGGTACATTTGGAAAACGAGGACAACAAGCAGAACATAATGAAACAGATGAAAAGTAAGTCTTCCCATTTTTCTCAGTCAAAACACATATCAGAAGACCACCAGCTAAGTCTCACTACAGTCTCAGGGGCTTCCAAGCCTGGACCCAACATGACCCCTCCAGCCTCCGCTGGTTATCACTTTACAATGCAAGCGTGGGCAGATGTTGGAGTTCAAGTCAGCTTGCCCCAGGAACGAGTAGATGAGGTCAAGGTGCCGTGGAGCAGCACCAGGACCGCTGGCCCCAAGGTCCCTCGGAGAGAGCGCTCTGCCCGAGCTGGAGCGGGTCCTGTTTCCTCGCGGACCAGAAAGGGCACTGTCATGCGACCTCAATCTGCCACCGAGGTGAATCAGATTGCCAAAACCCAAGGGAAGATCATGGTGCCCCACCCGCCTCCTAGGATGGAATCAGTGGAAGAGAAGGCGCTGCACATCACAAAAGCTCCATATGGCATGGACCATGCAAGTGTCAACTGTAAACAATCCGTGGCTGTGGAGCAGGCCCTGCACAAGGACAACACAGAAGGCTTTTTCTCACCTTACACACATCATGTAATCAGAACAGATAGTAATGTTATGTACACACAACTGCCACCCTCTTACAAGTACCCGGTTGCAGAGGGCAACACGAAGGGCGCCCCCAGCTCAGGTCATCAGGAAACCCAGggctgcagaagaagaagaggtgtgGTGTGCACTGACAAAGGCCTCTGTTTAGATTGCACTCCCACAGACGAGGAGATCTCACATCTCTGGCTCGGTGTCCGCAGTGCCTTAGCCACCAAGGACG CAAAAACCATGCTTAGAAGGCAGGCCCTGGAGAATGGGAGAGTTGTGAGGAAAGTGTTCGTGGAGCAGGGCAGACAGCCTCCCGGCTCTGGGAACAAAAGGTTCCCTCAGCCCTCTCAG CCAACAAAACAGACCACAGAGCCAATCAGACCGTTTTCCAGTACTTACGACATGGCTTTTCCGGGAGAAG GTTTGGAGAGCGCGGCCCATTTACACCTGGCTGAAGTACACGCTGAAGGCCTCCTGGAAGAAAGGAATATTGTGGCTGCCATGGAAACAGCCCAAACACGGAGGCCCGGAGCGATGCAGCGCAGCCAACAGAAGGGACTCACCACCATATCCTTGGAGGAACAGAaaatcctcctctctctggacAGACTCAACCACCAGCTGTTCC GTGTGCAGGAACATGAAGCGGGTAAGACGGAGCATGGCCTCGTACTTATTGATGCACCCTCT AAAAGGGACGTGAAAATCACAAACCACCACAAGCAGCGTGCATCCTCAGCTAACAACAGCTCTCGCTACCAGAAGAAACTCTGA